A stretch of the Thermus caldifontis genome encodes the following:
- a CDS encoding NUDIX hydrolase, producing the protein MRRKRQVRVARKRVVSAGGVVLRGRGPEVLVVSLKGGRVVTLPKGQVEPGECYPETAVREVREETGVEAAVLSPLGKVRYYFTVRNGGEPVTVSKEVHYFLMAYRGGEPRPQLSEVEAAFFLPVSEALERLSYPNEREMLRKALARLRPSRLDSSLGPGA; encoded by the coding sequence GTGCGAAGGAAGCGACAGGTCCGGGTGGCCAGGAAACGGGTGGTGTCCGCCGGGGGCGTGGTCCTGCGGGGGAGGGGGCCGGAGGTGCTGGTGGTGTCCCTGAAGGGGGGAAGGGTGGTGACCCTGCCCAAGGGCCAGGTGGAGCCCGGGGAGTGCTATCCGGAAACGGCGGTGCGGGAGGTGCGGGAGGAAACCGGGGTGGAGGCGGCGGTGCTTTCCCCTTTGGGCAAGGTGCGCTACTACTTCACCGTGAGGAACGGGGGAGAACCGGTTACGGTGAGCAAGGAGGTGCACTATTTTCTCATGGCCTACCGGGGAGGCGAGCCCAGGCCTCAGCTTTCCGAGGTGGAGGCGGCCTTCTTCCTACCGGTTTCCGAAGCCTTGGAACGGCTTTCCTATCCCAACGAGCGGGAGATGCTGCGCAAGGCCCTGGCCCGCCTGCGCCCTTCCCGGCTGGATTCCTCCCTGGGGCCCGGGGCCTAG